The following proteins come from a genomic window of Corynebacterium falsenii:
- the smpB gene encoding SsrA-binding protein SmpB: MAAKKSTPVDSGKSKGKAGKAGKAGKTKAPAQFVVATNRKARHDYHIVETYECGVVLVGTEVKALREGKASLVDAYATIDEGEVWLRGLHIPEYSMGHWTNHSPRRTRKLLLHRREIDSLMGKVRDGNNTLVPLQLYFVSGRLKVELALARGKQEYDKRQDIKRRTEEREITRELGRRIKGITG; the protein is encoded by the coding sequence ATGGCAGCGAAGAAGAGCACCCCGGTTGATTCCGGGAAATCCAAGGGCAAGGCTGGCAAGGCTGGCAAGGCCGGTAAAACAAAGGCGCCTGCGCAGTTTGTTGTTGCCACCAACCGCAAGGCTCGCCACGATTATCACATCGTGGAGACCTATGAGTGCGGCGTGGTGCTCGTCGGCACTGAGGTCAAGGCGTTGCGCGAGGGCAAGGCCTCGCTGGTCGATGCCTACGCGACCATCGACGAGGGCGAGGTCTGGCTGCGCGGCCTGCACATTCCCGAGTATTCGATGGGGCATTGGACCAACCACAGCCCCCGCCGCACCCGCAAGCTGTTGCTACACCGCCGCGAGATTGACTCCCTCATGGGCAAGGTCCGCGACGGCAACAACACCCTCGTTCCGCTCCAGCTCTACTTCGTGTCGGGTCGCCTCAAGGTCGAGCTCGCCCTCGCCCGCGGTAAGCAGGAGTACGACAAGCGCCAGGACATCAAGCGCCGCACCGAGGAGCGTGAAATCACCCGCGAGCTCGGGCGCCGCATCAAGGGCATCACTGGATGA
- the prfB gene encoding peptide chain release factor 2: MQPEVTADLNDLNGTLTTIEKVLNLEELSDRARELEDQAADPSLWDDPDHAQQVTSELSRVQSKLKKVRGLRQRLDDIPVMYDMAEEEAADDPEAAKDAASMADDERSELRKEIESLEVTTMLSGEYDQREAVVNIRSAAGGVDAADWAEMLMRMYIRWAEKRGQKVEVYDISYAEEAGIKSATFVVHGEYMYGELSVEQGTHRLVRISPFDNQNRRQTSFAEVEILPVVEQTDHIDVDENEVRVDVYRSSGPGGQSVNTTDSAVRLTHIPTGIVVTCQNEKSQIQNKASAMRVLQAKLLERKRQEERAELDALKGDGSNSWGNQMRSYVLHPYQMVKDLRTNYEVNDPSKVLDGDLDGFLEAGIRWRMAQQQESA; the protein is encoded by the coding sequence ATGCAACCGGAAGTGACCGCAGACCTGAACGACTTGAACGGCACCCTCACCACGATCGAGAAGGTGCTGAATCTAGAAGAGCTTTCCGATCGCGCCCGCGAGCTGGAGGATCAGGCGGCCGATCCGTCGCTCTGGGATGACCCGGATCATGCGCAGCAGGTGACTTCCGAACTATCTCGAGTGCAAAGCAAACTCAAGAAGGTCCGCGGCCTGCGCCAGCGGCTCGACGACATCCCCGTCATGTACGACATGGCCGAAGAAGAGGCCGCCGATGATCCGGAAGCGGCCAAAGATGCCGCGTCCATGGCCGATGACGAGCGCTCCGAACTGCGCAAGGAAATCGAGTCCTTGGAAGTCACCACCATGCTCTCCGGGGAGTACGACCAGCGTGAAGCCGTGGTAAACATCCGCTCCGCCGCCGGTGGCGTGGATGCCGCCGACTGGGCGGAAATGCTCATGCGCATGTACATCCGCTGGGCGGAAAAGCGCGGCCAGAAGGTCGAGGTCTACGACATTTCCTACGCCGAAGAAGCTGGCATCAAGTCTGCTACCTTCGTGGTGCACGGCGAGTACATGTATGGCGAACTGTCGGTAGAGCAGGGCACGCACCGCCTCGTACGTATTAGTCCCTTCGACAACCAGAATCGCCGCCAGACGTCCTTCGCGGAGGTCGAGATCCTGCCCGTCGTGGAGCAGACCGACCACATCGATGTCGATGAGAACGAGGTGCGCGTGGATGTGTACCGTTCCTCCGGCCCCGGCGGCCAGTCAGTGAACACCACGGACTCCGCCGTGCGCCTCACGCACATCCCCACCGGCATCGTGGTGACCTGCCAGAACGAGAAATCTCAGATCCAGAACAAGGCCTCAGCCATGCGGGTGCTCCAGGCGAAGCTGCTGGAGCGCAAGCGCCAAGAAGAGCGCGCTGAGCTCGATGCCCTCAAGGGCGACGGCTCGAACTCCTGGGGCAACCAGATGCGCTCCTACGTGCTGCATCCCTACCAAATGGTCAAGGATCTCCGCACGAATTACGAGGTCAATGACCCGTCGAAGGTCCTCGATGGGGACCTTGACGGGTTCCTCGAAGCCGGGATCCGCTGGCGCATGGCCCAGCAGCAGGAGTCGGCGTAG
- a CDS encoding bifunctional proline dehydrogenase/L-glutamate gamma-semialdehyde dehydrogenase, whose translation MSTNSPSDPTKAHTPPPNSEDVEANVSAAIRRAEQWLEVEETSKSTKQLADMVHDPDGVEFTFAFVDRVARPEDNKVAAKEFMKIAHPFKRTAPVPGFMSLLDTILVTAGSIAAPILPNVVMPIARNYLRATVGHLVLDAESKALDQLLDSSAEEGFRLNLNLLGEAVLGEAEAQRRLDNIVELLKNPRVDYVSVKASSVVSQLNHWDIEGSTERLKERLRPLYREAMKRDPHPFINMDMEEYKDLDLTIKLFMELLDEEEFRDLEAGIVLQAYLPDSFGALQTLAEYAKQRRAKGGAKIKVRLVKGANLSMERVDSEVHDWPQATYLTKAEVDANYLRLVDWILQKEHADNIRVGVASHNLYHVALAHELSVARNVEHQLDIEMLQGMAPGQAKAVKDVVGGLILYTPVVKKEDFDVAISYLVRRLEENGARQNFLYALFTPEDDDDDLSGMTPMESQELRFRNSVRDRWETFAGRRRTQNRLEEEAGNKGCQSEGLPGNFVNEPDTDPVLPANREWARQILDPKNDPGEPKSPLVTDTDTVDAAVERCLKASAEWSKKTGWERAEVLDKAADALANNRSKLISAAVFDAGKTIAETDPEVSEAIDFARYYAESARQLDHVRGSVFTPYRSVVITPPWNFPIAIPLGGIFASLAAGACAIIKPAPQVLRIAEVFVDILREAGITEDVLQLVNADEADAGKRLVSHPDVESVILTGASETAKLFRSWKPEMVINAETSGKNAIIVTPSADPDLAVADVYKSAFGHAGQKCSAASLIITVGSMGTSKRFINQLVDAVRSIKVGPGSDISTWMNGVIEEPGEKLMRGLTTLEKGEKWLVKPEKLNEEGTLWSPGLRDNVKPGSWFHTHECFGPVAGIMHAETLDEAIEWQNSTGFGLTGGIHTIDVEESAYWRERVEVGNAYIERGITGAIVQRQSFGGWKNSSIGNGAKAGGPNYVAQQGTWTEGDISELAAGTLPTHITQLLREIRGLGSPVLDKDDHVWLRRAAESDAYAMSTEFGVEHDKTALVVESNVFRYKPLLEPLRVRVNPNTKPRDVLRLKLASAATGTDLDISATPEVAREWGELGEQMRKSSDRDFAEEIATAESARIRSLGDTPDEFFEAAAKSGSVILDQDVLPDGRRELLPLLLEQAVSTTEHRFGYIHGLTP comes from the coding sequence ATGAGCACCAACTCCCCCTCCGACCCCACCAAGGCCCACACCCCACCGCCGAACAGCGAAGACGTCGAAGCTAACGTCTCCGCCGCCATCCGCCGCGCCGAGCAATGGCTCGAGGTCGAAGAGACCTCCAAGTCCACCAAGCAGCTCGCCGACATGGTGCACGACCCCGACGGCGTGGAGTTCACCTTCGCGTTCGTCGACCGCGTGGCCCGCCCCGAAGACAACAAGGTGGCGGCCAAGGAATTCATGAAGATCGCGCACCCCTTCAAGCGCACCGCGCCCGTGCCCGGATTCATGAGTCTGCTGGACACCATCCTCGTCACCGCCGGCTCCATCGCCGCGCCCATTCTGCCGAACGTGGTCATGCCCATCGCCCGCAACTACCTGCGCGCCACCGTGGGCCATCTTGTTCTCGACGCCGAATCGAAGGCCCTCGACCAACTCCTCGACTCGTCTGCTGAAGAAGGCTTCCGCCTCAACCTCAACCTGTTGGGCGAAGCCGTACTCGGCGAAGCCGAGGCACAGCGGCGCCTCGACAACATCGTGGAACTGCTGAAGAACCCCCGCGTGGACTACGTGTCCGTCAAGGCCTCCAGCGTGGTCAGCCAACTGAACCACTGGGACATCGAAGGCTCCACCGAGCGTCTCAAGGAACGCCTCCGCCCGCTCTACCGCGAGGCCATGAAGCGCGACCCCCACCCCTTCATCAACATGGACATGGAGGAGTACAAGGACCTCGACCTCACCATCAAGCTGTTCATGGAACTGCTGGACGAGGAAGAATTCCGCGACCTCGAAGCCGGCATTGTGCTTCAGGCCTACCTGCCCGACAGCTTCGGGGCCCTGCAGACCCTCGCCGAGTACGCCAAGCAGCGCCGCGCCAAGGGCGGCGCAAAGATCAAGGTGCGCCTCGTCAAGGGCGCCAACCTCTCCATGGAACGCGTGGATTCCGAAGTCCACGACTGGCCCCAGGCTACCTACCTCACCAAGGCCGAGGTCGACGCCAACTACCTCCGCCTCGTCGACTGGATCCTGCAGAAGGAACACGCCGACAACATCCGCGTGGGCGTGGCCAGCCACAACCTCTACCACGTCGCGCTCGCCCACGAACTGTCCGTGGCCCGCAACGTGGAACACCAGCTCGACATCGAAATGCTCCAAGGCATGGCGCCCGGCCAAGCCAAGGCAGTCAAGGACGTCGTCGGCGGGCTGATCCTCTACACCCCGGTGGTGAAGAAGGAAGACTTCGACGTGGCCATCAGCTACCTCGTGCGCCGCCTCGAGGAAAACGGCGCCCGCCAGAACTTCCTCTACGCCCTGTTCACCCCGGAAGACGACGATGATGACCTGTCCGGAATGACCCCCATGGAGAGCCAGGAGCTGCGCTTCCGGAACTCCGTTCGCGACCGTTGGGAAACATTCGCGGGGCGGCGTCGGACCCAAAACCGCTTGGAGGAAGAGGCCGGGAACAAGGGCTGCCAATCCGAAGGCCTGCCCGGCAACTTCGTCAACGAGCCGGACACCGACCCCGTGCTGCCCGCCAACCGCGAATGGGCCCGGCAGATCCTCGATCCGAAGAACGACCCCGGCGAACCGAAGAGCCCGCTGGTCACGGACACCGATACCGTCGACGCCGCCGTGGAGCGCTGCCTGAAGGCCTCCGCTGAATGGTCGAAGAAGACCGGCTGGGAGCGTGCCGAGGTGCTGGACAAGGCCGCCGACGCGCTGGCCAACAACCGCTCGAAGCTGATCTCCGCGGCCGTGTTCGACGCCGGCAAGACCATCGCCGAGACGGACCCGGAAGTCTCCGAGGCCATCGACTTCGCGCGCTACTACGCCGAGTCCGCACGCCAGCTCGACCACGTGCGCGGATCCGTGTTCACCCCGTACCGCTCCGTGGTGATCACCCCGCCGTGGAACTTCCCCATCGCCATCCCGCTGGGCGGCATCTTCGCCTCCCTGGCAGCGGGTGCGTGCGCGATCATCAAGCCCGCGCCGCAGGTGCTACGCATCGCCGAGGTGTTCGTGGACATCCTCCGCGAGGCCGGGATCACCGAGGACGTGCTGCAGCTCGTCAACGCCGACGAAGCAGACGCCGGCAAGCGCCTCGTCAGCCACCCAGACGTGGAATCCGTGATCCTCACCGGCGCGTCCGAGACCGCGAAACTGTTCCGCAGCTGGAAGCCCGAGATGGTGATCAACGCCGAGACCTCCGGCAAGAACGCCATCATCGTGACGCCATCAGCCGACCCCGACCTGGCGGTGGCCGACGTGTACAAGTCCGCCTTCGGCCACGCTGGCCAGAAGTGCTCCGCGGCCTCGCTGATCATCACCGTGGGATCCATGGGCACGTCCAAGCGGTTCATCAACCAGCTCGTCGACGCCGTGCGGTCCATCAAGGTGGGTCCGGGCTCGGACATCTCCACGTGGATGAACGGCGTGATCGAAGAGCCCGGCGAGAAGCTGATGCGCGGCCTCACCACCCTGGAAAAGGGCGAAAAGTGGCTGGTCAAGCCGGAGAAGCTCAACGAGGAAGGCACCCTCTGGAGCCCGGGCCTGCGCGATAACGTCAAGCCCGGATCGTGGTTCCACACCCACGAATGCTTCGGCCCCGTTGCGGGCATCATGCACGCCGAGACTTTAGACGAGGCAATCGAGTGGCAAAACTCCACCGGGTTTGGCCTCACCGGAGGCATCCACACCATCGACGTAGAGGAAAGCGCCTACTGGCGCGAGCGCGTGGAGGTGGGCAACGCCTACATCGAGCGCGGCATCACCGGTGCTATCGTGCAGCGCCAGTCCTTCGGTGGATGGAAGAACTCCTCCATCGGCAACGGCGCGAAGGCCGGCGGGCCGAACTACGTGGCCCAGCAGGGCACGTGGACCGAGGGCGACATCAGCGAACTCGCCGCCGGCACCCTGCCCACGCACATCACCCAGCTGCTGCGCGAAATCCGTGGCCTGGGCTCGCCCGTGCTGGACAAGGACGATCACGTCTGGCTGCGCCGGGCCGCGGAATCCGACGCCTACGCCATGTCCACCGAATTCGGCGTGGAACATGACAAGACCGCGCTGGTCGTGGAATCCAATGTGTTCCGCTACAAGCCGCTGCTGGAGCCGCTGCGCGTGCGCGTGAACCCCAACACAAAGCCGCGCGACGTGCTGCGTCTCAAGCTGGCCTCCGCCGCGACGGGCACGGACCTGGACATCTCCGCCACTCCAGAGGTCGCCCGCGAATGGGGCGAGCTAGGTGAGCAGATGCGCAAGTCCTCCGACCGAGACTTCGCGGAGGAAATCGCTACCGCGGAGTCGGCGCGCATCCGTAGTTTGGGTGACACCCCGGATGAGTTCTTCGAGGCGGCCGCGAAATCCGGTTCGGTGATACTGGATCAGGATGTGCTGCCGGACGGCCGCCGCGAGCTGCTGCCGCTGCTGCTGGAGCAGGCTGTGTCCACCACTGAACACCGGTTCGGCTACATCCACGGGCTGACCCCGTAG
- a CDS encoding AbgT family transporter codes for MMSNDTRDEAKDDAKDDTKDTVTTETNKRSQQDKEGKEGKEGKEGKEGKEGKESKEGKESKEGKEQASGFLGAVERLGNKLPDPFWLFVILGGLVLLTSWIGSLVGMSATDPQSGEKIQVTNLLTPSGLSDIVSNAVKNYVEFPPLGVVVVVMLGVAVAEHAGLINAVIRSIVAKVGPRMLTFVVAIAGVTGSIASDAVYVILIPLGAMAFRAVGRSPIVGAMVAFAASSAGFNSSLILNITDVLLASISTPAAQIVDPNYEVSPLANYFFVTASAVILALIITVVTELFINKKARELVDHDDIDYEELRFDTGSEKPAKDLTQDELNEQLTLEPIEKKALGATGIATVICLAIYFGLLFIPGSPLQGPGGAVMESPLIRAVTVPITLAFFVLGLVYGIVAKTITKLSDIPEFMGRGVKTLIPMIVLFFVVSQFLAWFTASNLGSWTAITGADLLQKANLPPLVLFLAFVVLVALINLFITSGSAQWALMAPIVVPMFMYVGYSPEVTQMLFRIGDSPSNIITPMSPYFALALTFLQRYYRRAGIGTLMSLALPYSMSMLFGWFIFFAIWWLIGIPLGPGSPMTFPAGG; via the coding sequence ATGATGTCGAACGACACGAGAGACGAAGCCAAGGACGACGCCAAGGACGACACCAAGGACACCGTCACTACTGAGACGAACAAACGCAGCCAGCAAGATAAAGAGGGCAAGGAAGGCAAAGAGGGCAAGGAAGGCAAAGAGGGCAAGGAGGGCAAAGAGAGCAAGGAGGGCAAAGAGAGCAAGGAGGGCAAAGAACAAGCCTCCGGCTTCCTCGGAGCGGTCGAACGCCTCGGCAATAAGCTCCCCGACCCATTCTGGCTGTTCGTCATCCTCGGCGGACTTGTGCTCCTGACAAGCTGGATCGGATCGCTCGTGGGAATGTCCGCGACCGACCCGCAGTCCGGGGAGAAGATTCAGGTCACCAACCTGCTCACTCCCAGTGGACTATCAGACATCGTCTCCAACGCGGTGAAGAACTACGTGGAGTTCCCGCCGCTCGGCGTGGTCGTGGTCGTCATGCTCGGCGTGGCCGTCGCTGAACATGCCGGACTCATCAACGCCGTGATCCGCTCCATCGTGGCCAAGGTCGGCCCCCGGATGCTGACCTTCGTGGTCGCCATCGCGGGTGTGACGGGATCCATCGCCTCTGACGCCGTGTACGTGATCCTCATCCCCCTGGGCGCCATGGCCTTCCGCGCCGTGGGACGCTCGCCGATCGTCGGCGCCATGGTGGCCTTTGCCGCCTCCTCCGCCGGCTTCAACTCGTCACTGATCCTCAACATCACCGACGTGCTGCTGGCCAGTATCTCCACCCCGGCCGCGCAGATCGTGGACCCCAACTACGAGGTCTCACCGCTGGCGAACTACTTCTTCGTTACCGCCTCGGCCGTGATCCTCGCGCTCATCATCACCGTGGTCACCGAGCTATTCATCAACAAGAAGGCCCGCGAACTCGTCGACCACGATGACATCGACTACGAAGAGCTCCGCTTCGACACCGGCTCCGAGAAGCCGGCCAAGGACCTCACCCAAGACGAGCTCAACGAGCAGCTCACCCTGGAGCCCATCGAGAAGAAGGCCCTCGGAGCCACGGGCATCGCGACCGTCATCTGCCTGGCGATCTACTTCGGCCTGCTCTTCATCCCTGGCTCCCCACTGCAGGGCCCCGGTGGAGCGGTGATGGAAAGCCCGCTGATCCGCGCCGTCACCGTGCCGATCACCCTGGCCTTCTTCGTGCTCGGCCTCGTCTACGGCATCGTCGCCAAGACCATCACGAAACTCTCCGACATCCCCGAATTCATGGGCCGCGGCGTGAAAACCCTCATCCCCATGATCGTGCTGTTCTTCGTGGTCTCCCAGTTCCTCGCCTGGTTCACCGCCTCCAACCTGGGTTCCTGGACCGCCATCACCGGCGCGGATCTGCTGCAAAAGGCGAACCTGCCGCCGCTGGTGCTGTTCCTCGCCTTCGTGGTGCTCGTGGCGCTGATCAACCTGTTCATCACCTCAGGCTCCGCCCAATGGGCCCTCATGGCACCCATCGTGGTCCCCATGTTCATGTACGTGGGTTACTCCCCCGAAGTCACCCAGATGCTCTTCCGCATCGGTGATTCCCCGTCGAACATCATCACGCCCATGAGCCCTTACTTTGCCCTAGCGCTGACCTTCCTGCAGCGCTACTACCGCCGGGCTGGCATCGGCACCCTCATGTCCCTGGCGCTGCCGTACTCCATGTCCATGCTGTTCGGCTGGTTCATCTTCTTCGCCATCTGGTGGCTCATCGGCATCCCGCTGGGCCCAGGTTCTCCCATGACCTTCCCCGCAGGCGGCTAA
- the ftsE gene encoding cell division ATP-binding protein FtsE encodes MITFDQVSKSYRTSTRPALDNISVTIDKGEFVFLIGPSGSGKSTFLQLMLREEKVDSGDLYVADYHVNKIKRSQVSKLRQKIGYVFQDFRLLQKKNVFDNVAFALEVIGKKRSEIETLVPAALKTVGLEGKENRFPHELSGGEQQRVAIARASVNKPLVLLADEPTGNLDPDTSSEIMTLLNRINQNGTTVVMSTHDDVAVDSMRKRVIELSKGKLVRDDAHGVYGVGR; translated from the coding sequence GTGATCACATTCGACCAGGTTTCTAAGAGCTACAGGACGTCCACCCGCCCCGCCTTGGACAACATTTCCGTGACGATCGATAAAGGCGAGTTCGTCTTTCTCATCGGCCCCTCGGGCTCCGGAAAGTCCACATTCCTCCAGCTCATGCTGCGCGAGGAAAAGGTGGATTCCGGCGATCTCTACGTCGCCGACTACCACGTGAACAAGATCAAGCGCTCCCAGGTGTCGAAGCTGCGCCAGAAGATCGGATATGTCTTCCAAGACTTCCGCCTGCTGCAGAAGAAGAACGTCTTCGACAACGTTGCCTTCGCCCTCGAAGTCATCGGCAAGAAGCGCTCCGAGATCGAGACCCTCGTCCCCGCGGCGCTGAAGACCGTGGGCTTGGAGGGTAAGGAAAACCGCTTCCCCCACGAACTATCTGGTGGCGAGCAGCAGCGCGTCGCCATCGCCCGCGCCTCGGTGAACAAGCCGCTGGTGCTGCTGGCCGATGAGCCCACGGGCAACCTCGACCCGGATACGTCGTCCGAAATTATGACCCTGCTCAACCGGATTAACCAGAACGGCACCACGGTTGTCATGTCCACCCACGACGATGTTGCCGTGGACTCCATGCGCAAGCGCGTCATTGAATTGTCCAAGGGCAAACTCGTCCGCGACGATGCCCACGGCGTGTACGGCGTCGGCCGCTAG
- a CDS encoding inositol monophosphatase family protein, whose product MDSLNNSPIPEDMLNAIIKTFIVAHVDDGDEHLAQALVYNAGRLAWRMRESGLTTETKTSVSDVVTAADRAAEKFIGDALRAIRPDDGLLGEEGTRAESSSGRTWVIDPVDGTYNFTTGSDYWCSALALVEGDPNDPDRLIFGAVHRPAMGYTWFGGPDIPTTRDGAAVTVADVSRADTCLGGYLHPTDFSDATLAKAWVAVAGEFATVRMLGSASIDLGGVAGGEMGCWMQRSVASWDWLPGRALVEGAGGRATRVDAAGVTWSVAGAPSAVAEVEQVLSEL is encoded by the coding sequence ATGGATTCTCTCAACAACTCCCCCATTCCCGAAGACATGCTCAACGCGATCATTAAGACGTTCATCGTGGCGCATGTCGACGACGGGGACGAGCACCTCGCCCAAGCCCTGGTGTACAACGCCGGCCGGTTGGCCTGGCGCATGCGCGAATCCGGCCTCACCACCGAAACAAAAACCTCGGTGAGCGACGTTGTCACCGCAGCCGACCGAGCCGCCGAGAAGTTCATCGGCGACGCACTACGCGCTATCCGCCCCGATGATGGCCTGCTCGGCGAGGAAGGCACCCGCGCCGAATCCTCCTCCGGGCGTACGTGGGTGATCGACCCGGTGGATGGCACATACAACTTCACAACCGGCTCGGACTACTGGTGCTCTGCGTTGGCGCTGGTCGAGGGCGACCCGAATGATCCGGATCGCCTGATCTTCGGCGCCGTGCACCGCCCGGCGATGGGCTACACCTGGTTCGGCGGACCGGACATTCCGACCACCCGCGATGGTGCCGCCGTGACAGTCGCCGATGTGTCCCGCGCCGACACGTGCCTGGGTGGTTACCTGCACCCCACCGATTTTTCCGACGCCACCCTGGCCAAAGCGTGGGTCGCGGTCGCTGGTGAGTTTGCGACGGTGCGGATGTTAGGGTCAGCCTCCATCGACCTTGGTGGCGTGGCCGGTGGCGAGATGGGCTGCTGGATGCAGCGCTCGGTAGCGTCGTGGGATTGGTTGCCGGGCCGGGCCTTGGTGGAAGGCGCGGGCGGTCGCGCCACCCGGGTCGATGCCGCTGGGGTGACGTGGTCCGTGGCTGGCGCTCCTTCCGCTGTGGCGGAGGTGGAGCAGGTACTCTCCGAGCTTTAG
- the ftsX gene encoding permease-like cell division protein FtsX, whose product MKSNFVFREAFSGLRRNATMTIAMIITTAISLALLATGFLLTSMTERTKEIYIDRVEVMVQLDDKISASDPDCSTPECSSLMEELKGDPGVDTVTYRNKQQSYDRFVQLFKDSDPRLVEQTSEDAFPAALHVRLTDPTKTGPIDKIRDNPAVVNVVDQGDDLQAATANLDSIRNASFLIAAVQAIAAIFLIMNMVQITAYSRRNEISIMRMVGASRWYTQAPFVLEAMIAAFVGAVLAVAGMFLAKILVVDRALKSLYDSQIIARITNSDIWLASPFVVIVGVLVAAITAQVTLRWYVKN is encoded by the coding sequence ATGAAATCAAACTTTGTATTCCGTGAGGCGTTCTCCGGCCTGCGCCGCAACGCCACCATGACGATCGCCATGATCATCACCACCGCGATCTCGCTGGCTCTCCTTGCCACCGGTTTCCTGCTGACGAGCATGACCGAGCGCACCAAGGAGATTTACATTGACCGCGTCGAGGTGATGGTCCAACTGGACGATAAGATCTCGGCCAGCGACCCTGATTGTTCGACGCCCGAATGCTCCTCCCTCATGGAGGAACTGAAGGGTGACCCAGGGGTCGATACCGTCACGTATCGCAACAAGCAGCAGTCCTATGACCGGTTCGTGCAACTGTTCAAGGATTCCGATCCCCGGCTCGTGGAGCAGACTAGCGAGGATGCCTTCCCCGCAGCGCTTCACGTTCGCCTGACGGATCCCACGAAGACCGGCCCGATCGACAAGATCCGCGACAACCCGGCCGTGGTCAACGTCGTGGATCAGGGCGATGACCTGCAGGCCGCCACGGCCAACCTGGATTCGATCAGGAACGCCTCGTTCCTCATCGCGGCCGTGCAGGCGATCGCGGCGATCTTCCTCATCATGAACATGGTGCAGATCACCGCATACTCGCGCCGCAACGAGATCAGCATCATGCGCATGGTCGGTGCATCCCGCTGGTACACCCAGGCTCCGTTCGTGCTGGAGGCCATGATCGCCGCCTTCGTTGGCGCCGTGCTCGCCGTGGCAGGCATGTTCCTGGCGAAGATCCTCGTGGTCGACCGGGCGCTGAAGTCGCTCTACGATTCTCAGATCATCGCCCGCATCACGAACAGTGATATCTGGTTGGCGTCGCCCTTCGTGGTTATTGTGGGTGTGCTCGTCGCCGCCATTACCGCCCAGGTCACCCTGCGCTGGTACGTGAAGAACTAG
- a CDS encoding DUF4230 domain-containing protein: MSELAVEQYSYSGVGRFNEDGWKALGLTVPLTGKHFLVAYDGVVKAGVKDIEKSDVRIDDAARTVTIKVPKAEILSNEIEPSSVVVYDQSFNPLNQVKVENYTEFLDVQEKEAEDKAKKKDLLKRAQQRVTELVKAQAEAFLAGSDKDGYEVQVTTA, from the coding sequence ATCTCGGAATTGGCCGTTGAACAGTACTCCTACTCCGGCGTGGGACGCTTCAATGAGGACGGCTGGAAGGCCTTGGGGCTGACGGTTCCGCTGACGGGAAAGCATTTCCTTGTTGCGTACGACGGTGTGGTGAAAGCAGGGGTTAAGGATATTGAGAAATCCGATGTGCGTATTGACGACGCCGCCCGCACCGTGACCATCAAGGTCCCCAAGGCGGAAATCCTCTCGAATGAAATCGAGCCCTCGTCCGTGGTGGTATATGACCAGTCATTCAACCCGCTGAATCAGGTCAAGGTGGAAAACTACACGGAGTTCTTGGATGTCCAGGAAAAGGAAGCCGAGGATAAGGCCAAGAAGAAGGATCTGCTCAAGCGGGCGCAGCAGCGCGTCACCGAGCTGGTGAAGGCCCAGGCCGAGGCGTTTCTGGCGGGGTCGGACAAGGACGGCTACGAGGTTCAGGTGACGACTGCCTAA
- a CDS encoding carboxymuconolactone decarboxylase family protein — protein MDNVKLTKRFNTAMIALEAASRRLSTRERLLIQVHASRLNGCSFCEEMHAGEAAKKDIELTPINAREELILELTTMGTVLGDWHRSEDVVQEALLRCEEHKPDNPAAWLSRVTVRLAIDEARVLERSKENYVGEWLPDFVAWAAADTNVEEEFDVRDDVDSAITRLVQVLSPVDRAVIVLMDVMGFPSADVARRPILGHGTLGGDRTGLGRAHSGGAGAAEPREAIGGRAILLWKVLDEANLIICSSTLNLISLT, from the coding sequence ATGGATAACGTCAAACTCACGAAACGGTTTAACACAGCGATGATTGCTCTTGAGGCGGCATCCCGAAGACTATCCACACGGGAACGCCTTCTCATCCAGGTGCACGCGTCGCGGCTGAACGGGTGCTCGTTCTGCGAGGAGATGCATGCGGGCGAAGCGGCGAAAAAGGACATCGAGCTCACCCCAATCAACGCGCGCGAAGAGCTCATCCTTGAACTAACGACGATGGGTACGGTGCTGGGGGATTGGCATCGTTCCGAGGACGTTGTTCAGGAGGCACTGCTGCGGTGTGAGGAGCATAAGCCGGACAATCCGGCGGCATGGCTGAGCAGGGTCACCGTCCGGCTAGCCATCGATGAGGCGCGGGTACTCGAGAGATCCAAAGAAAACTACGTCGGCGAGTGGTTGCCGGATTTCGTGGCCTGGGCGGCTGCTGATACGAACGTTGAGGAGGAATTCGATGTTCGGGATGACGTTGATTCTGCCATTACGCGCTTGGTGCAAGTTCTCAGTCCCGTAGATAGGGCAGTAATTGTCCTCATGGACGTGATGGGTTTCCCTTCGGCTGATGTAGCGCGGCGACCGATCCTTGGACATGGAACGTTGGGTGGTGATCGAACAGGACTCGGCCGGGCGCATAGTGGGGGTGCAGGTGCAGCAGAACCCCGAGAAGCGATTGGTGGCAGAGCCATCCTCTTGTGGAAAGTGTTAGATGAGGCTAATCTAATTATCTGTTCCAGCACGCTTAATTTGATTAGCCTAACCTGA